The following proteins come from a genomic window of Nitrospira sp.:
- a CDS encoding Cell division-associated, ATP-dependent zinc metalloprotease FtsH, protein MNNKVSFSIWYILLAVMAVVFVHDFILALNKVEELPYSEFKKLVEDGKVAEVSVTSQVLTGKLKPEGESKEQKAFATVRVEDPDLVRELNRHGVIVTGVIESTFWRDLLSWVIPAALFVGIWFFIFRRLGQAQGGFMQVGQSKAKIYVETDVKVTFADVAGVDEAKEELREVIEFLKTPEKFTRLGGKIPKGILLVGPPGTGKTLLARAVAGEAGVTFFSISGSEFVEMFVGVGAARVRDLFEQAKGKAPCIIFIDELDALGKARGVGPMAHEEREQTLNQLLVEMDGFDPRVGVILMAATNRPEILDPALLRAGRFDRHVTVDRPDKKGRLDILRVHAKKVALSREADLEQIAAMTPGFSGADLANVVNEAALLAVRRGKDQVGISELHEAVERTIAGLEKKNRVLNKMEKERVAFHETGHALVALSIPGSDQVQKISIIPRGVAALGYTLQLPTEDRFLMTKSELENKVAVLLGGRIAEETIFGEASTGAQNDLVKATDIAKSMVKAYGMSEKLGTITLERERQPQFLQLPVASEKGDYSEETAREIDCEVRRIVDEQYERVRRLLEDRKAVLQQGARLLLEREVITGAELKAIMESH, encoded by the coding sequence ATGAATAACAAGGTCTCATTTTCCATCTGGTACATCCTCCTCGCCGTCATGGCGGTGGTGTTCGTGCATGACTTCATTCTCGCTCTCAACAAAGTCGAAGAGCTTCCCTACAGTGAATTCAAGAAGCTGGTGGAGGACGGCAAGGTGGCGGAAGTCTCGGTGACCAGCCAAGTGCTGACCGGAAAGTTGAAGCCCGAGGGGGAATCCAAAGAACAAAAAGCCTTTGCGACCGTGCGGGTCGAAGACCCGGATCTCGTCCGTGAGCTCAACCGACATGGAGTGATTGTTACCGGTGTCATCGAGTCCACGTTTTGGCGTGATCTTTTGTCGTGGGTCATCCCGGCCGCCCTCTTTGTCGGCATTTGGTTCTTCATCTTTCGTCGACTGGGTCAGGCTCAGGGCGGTTTCATGCAGGTCGGTCAGTCCAAGGCCAAGATCTACGTGGAGACGGACGTCAAGGTGACGTTCGCGGATGTGGCGGGCGTGGATGAAGCCAAGGAAGAACTGCGCGAGGTGATCGAGTTCCTCAAGACGCCGGAGAAATTCACCAGGCTGGGCGGCAAGATTCCCAAGGGCATCCTGCTAGTCGGCCCGCCGGGCACCGGGAAAACGTTGCTGGCCCGCGCCGTGGCCGGTGAAGCCGGCGTGACATTCTTCAGCATCAGCGGCTCGGAGTTCGTCGAGATGTTCGTCGGCGTCGGCGCGGCGCGGGTTCGTGACTTGTTCGAACAAGCCAAGGGCAAAGCTCCTTGCATTATTTTCATCGACGAATTGGATGCGCTGGGAAAGGCGCGCGGCGTGGGCCCCATGGCGCATGAGGAACGCGAACAAACTCTCAACCAGTTGTTGGTGGAGATGGACGGATTCGATCCTCGGGTCGGCGTCATTCTCATGGCCGCGACCAACCGCCCGGAAATTCTCGATCCTGCGCTGCTCCGCGCGGGACGATTCGATCGCCATGTGACCGTGGATCGCCCCGATAAAAAGGGCCGTTTGGATATTCTTCGCGTTCATGCCAAAAAGGTCGCGTTGAGCCGGGAGGCCGATCTCGAGCAGATTGCCGCAATGACCCCGGGATTTTCCGGTGCGGATTTGGCGAATGTCGTCAATGAGGCGGCGCTGTTGGCGGTACGACGCGGCAAGGACCAGGTGGGCATTTCGGAATTGCACGAAGCCGTGGAGCGAACCATCGCCGGTCTAGAGAAAAAGAATCGCGTCCTGAATAAGATGGAGAAAGAACGGGTCGCGTTCCATGAAACCGGCCATGCACTCGTCGCTCTTTCCATACCGGGCTCCGATCAGGTGCAGAAGATCTCCATCATTCCTCGCGGCGTGGCGGCGCTGGGCTACACCTTGCAGCTTCCGACGGAGGACCGATTTCTGATGACGAAATCGGAATTGGAGAATAAAGTCGCCGTGCTGCTCGGTGGAAGGATTGCCGAAGAAACGATTTTCGGGGAAGCCTCCACGGGAGCGCAGAACGATCTCGTCAAGGCCACGGACATCGCCAAGAGCATGGTGAAGGCCTACGGAATGAGCGAGAAACTCGGCACCATCACGTTGGAACGGGAGCGACAGCCTCAGTTCCTCCAGCTTCCTGTCGCTTCCGAAAAAGGCGATTATTCCGAAGAGACCGCCCGTGAAATAGACTGCGAGGTACGGCGGATCGTGGATGAGCAGTACGAACGGGTGAGGCGATTGCTGGAAGATCGAAAGGCCGTACTGCAACAAGGAGCCCGGCTCTTGTTGGAACGGGAAGTGATTACCGGAGCGGAGCTGAAAGCGATCATGGAAAGCCATTGA
- a CDS encoding ABC transporter, permease protein (cluster 9, phospholipid) produces the protein MEPATISVKDNVIHCRGSWTLPHLSQLERGGRALRWPDGPTVLYDAGEVTAMDTGGALILQRCIEGVRHKGQQTALQGLKPEFAELLRKVDAQWSPPEREASVGPKWMESFAHAVQSRQASAIRALAFVGESTIAFSRALIRPTSIRWRALLRIVELDGVRALPITGLLTFLVGVVIAYQGAEQLRKFGTNIFIVDLVGISLLREIAPLIVAILIAGRSGSAYAAEIGTMKVTEELDAVRTLGISPMNLLVLPRALALVIALPLLTVYADVVGVFGGMLIALGELNVSFVEFIARFEEAVPVRHFLIGLGKAPFFAAIIALVGCYQGFQIRGGVDDVGRHTTISVVQGIFGVIVFDAICSILLNWWDL, from the coding sequence ATGGAACCGGCAACCATCTCCGTCAAAGATAATGTGATTCACTGCCGAGGGTCTTGGACCCTTCCGCACTTGTCTCAACTGGAGCGGGGAGGCCGAGCGCTCCGATGGCCTGATGGCCCCACCGTCCTTTACGATGCCGGCGAAGTGACCGCTATGGATACGGGTGGCGCGCTCATACTGCAGCGCTGCATCGAGGGCGTGCGGCACAAGGGACAGCAGACCGCCCTCCAAGGGTTGAAGCCTGAATTCGCCGAATTGCTCCGAAAAGTCGACGCTCAATGGTCTCCGCCCGAGCGAGAGGCCTCGGTCGGTCCAAAATGGATGGAAAGTTTCGCGCATGCCGTGCAATCTCGACAAGCGTCCGCGATTCGCGCGCTCGCATTCGTCGGAGAAAGCACCATCGCATTCAGCCGGGCGCTGATACGGCCGACTTCCATTCGATGGCGGGCGCTCCTGCGGATCGTGGAACTGGACGGGGTGCGGGCCTTGCCGATCACCGGCCTGCTGACGTTTCTGGTCGGGGTCGTCATCGCCTATCAAGGCGCGGAACAGCTCCGTAAGTTCGGCACGAACATTTTTATCGTGGATCTGGTCGGCATCTCGCTGTTGCGTGAAATCGCCCCGTTGATCGTGGCGATCCTCATCGCCGGTCGTTCGGGATCCGCCTATGCGGCTGAGATCGGCACCATGAAGGTCACGGAAGAATTGGACGCAGTGCGGACATTGGGCATCTCGCCCATGAATCTGCTCGTGTTGCCTCGGGCGTTGGCCCTGGTCATCGCCCTGCCTCTGTTGACCGTGTATGCCGACGTGGTGGGCGTGTTCGGCGGCATGCTGATTGCGTTGGGAGAGCTGAACGTGAGTTTTGTAGAGTTTATCGCTCGATTCGAAGAAGCCGTTCCCGTGCGGCATTTTCTCATCGGCTTGGGAAAGGCACCGTTCTTCGCGGCGATCATCGCGTTGGTGGGCTGCTACCAGGGATTTCAGATCAGAGGCGGTGTAGACGATGTCGGCCGACATACCACCATCAGCGTCGTGCAGGGGATCTTTGGAGTGATCGTGTTCGACGCCATCTGCAGCATCCTCCTGAATTGGTGGGATCTGTAG
- a CDS encoding ABC transporter, ATP-binding protein (cluster 9, phospholipid): MISATETTTPIIEVSHVTTRFGSAVVHEDVSLSIRRGEIFAIAGGNGSGKTTLLREIIGLITPSAGTIRLFGIDSRRLETGDGHPIHRRFGVMFQHGALFSSFTLAENVAVPLREHTALSAELIRDIVAAKIAMVGLPPDSADKYPNELSGGMQRRAALARAIVMDPELLFLDEPTAGLDPIIAAAFDDLVLSLKSLHGLTVVMVTHDLDSLWRIADRVAVLGGGKVLGVGTMQELSRSDDPVIREYFQGPRGRAAREQAVWNRGGVRREA; the protein is encoded by the coding sequence ATGATATCGGCGACAGAAACCACGACGCCGATCATCGAAGTGAGCCATGTGACGACACGGTTCGGATCGGCGGTCGTGCATGAAGACGTCAGTCTGTCTATTCGGAGGGGTGAAATTTTCGCGATCGCGGGCGGGAACGGGTCCGGCAAGACTACGTTGTTGCGGGAGATCATCGGCCTCATCACGCCCTCGGCGGGAACGATACGGCTGTTCGGAATAGACAGCCGGCGATTGGAGACGGGCGACGGCCATCCCATCCACCGCCGGTTCGGCGTCATGTTCCAGCATGGCGCCCTGTTTAGTTCGTTCACGCTGGCTGAAAATGTCGCCGTGCCGCTGCGCGAGCATACGGCGCTGAGTGCGGAGTTGATCCGAGACATCGTCGCGGCCAAAATTGCGATGGTGGGACTCCCGCCGGACAGTGCCGACAAATATCCCAACGAACTCAGCGGGGGGATGCAGAGACGGGCTGCGCTCGCCCGAGCGATCGTCATGGACCCGGAGTTGTTGTTTCTCGACGAACCGACGGCCGGGCTCGATCCGATCATCGCCGCAGCGTTTGATGATCTCGTCCTCTCGTTGAAAAGTCTCCATGGACTGACGGTAGTGATGGTGACACACGACCTGGATTCACTGTGGCGGATCGCCGATCGTGTGGCGGTGCTCGGCGGTGGAAAGGTGTTGGGAGTCGGCACGATGCAGGAGTTGTCTCGATCGGACGACCCTGTCATCCGGGAATACTTCCAAGGTCCACGGGGGAGGGCGGCACGCGAACAGGCGGTCTGGAACCGGGGAGGCGTGAGGCGTGAGGCGTGA